Proteins encoded within one genomic window of candidate division KSB1 bacterium:
- a CDS encoding amidohydrolase produces MSKSNIPQELKKHFPKEVQESLIRLRRDLHQNPELSFKEERTSQKLYDELAQLNPVELVRVAGTGVVARIKGRNPGGPTVAVRGDIDALPIQEATGLEFASQNDGVMHACGHDVHATWTVGAAHLLAKDPAEGDVLIILQPAEEIAKGAKAILETGILDKVSAILGAHVDRRFEVGQVVADEGTVAASADMFEIELVGKGAHGARPQEGNDPVVGMAALISTLQTIVSRRLDPGKAGVVTVGMVRAGSAPNIIPETAMLMGTIRSFDPETRNLLHSEVKNIANSIAETFKLKCNIKSEYGTPPINNPAEPISWARQAVSALLGKEALVPFGMLNMGGEDFACYMEKIPGCFIRIGAREPGGEIIPAHSSKFHAAEESIFVGAAVLAETARVASRAVAPPRK; encoded by the coding sequence CATCAAAATCCCGAGTTGTCTTTCAAAGAAGAAAGAACTTCACAAAAGCTCTACGACGAATTAGCACAGTTGAATCCAGTGGAATTAGTTCGAGTTGCGGGAACGGGTGTTGTTGCCAGAATAAAAGGGAGAAATCCCGGAGGTCCCACAGTAGCCGTTCGGGGCGACATCGACGCCCTGCCTATTCAGGAGGCAACGGGTCTTGAATTCGCTTCACAAAACGATGGCGTCATGCATGCTTGCGGCCATGATGTGCATGCAACCTGGACAGTAGGTGCAGCTCATCTACTTGCAAAGGATCCCGCCGAAGGCGATGTACTCATCATTTTACAGCCTGCCGAAGAAATTGCCAAAGGTGCGAAGGCAATTTTAGAGACAGGTATTTTGGACAAAGTTTCAGCGATATTGGGCGCCCATGTCGACCGGCGGTTTGAAGTTGGACAAGTTGTGGCGGACGAAGGTACAGTCGCCGCCTCAGCCGATATGTTCGAGATTGAACTGGTCGGAAAAGGTGCACATGGCGCCAGACCGCAGGAAGGAAATGATCCGGTAGTTGGAATGGCCGCACTCATTTCAACCTTACAAACAATTGTTTCACGCAGACTTGACCCGGGGAAGGCCGGTGTTGTAACTGTAGGAATGGTTAGAGCTGGAAGTGCACCCAACATCATTCCGGAAACAGCGATGCTGATGGGAACCATTCGTTCTTTTGATCCAGAGACCAGAAACCTTTTGCATTCAGAAGTCAAAAATATCGCCAACTCAATTGCTGAAACATTTAAATTAAAATGTAATATAAAATCAGAATACGGAACCCCGCCTATAAATAATCCCGCAGAACCTATCAGCTGGGCGCGGCAAGCTGTATCCGCATTGCTGGGTAAAGAAGCGCTTGTCCCCTTTGGCATGTTGAATATGGGGGGTGAGGATTTTGCCTGCTACATGGAAAAAATACCCGGGTGCTTTATTCGGATTGGCGCAAGAGAGCCTGGCGGTGAAATTATTCCTGCCCACTCTTCGAAATTTCATGCTGCCGAGGAAAGTATATTTGTCGGCGCTGCTGTGTTAGCAGAGACGGCGCGAGTGGCGTCCAGGGCTGTTGCTCCGCCAAGAAAATAA
- a CDS encoding ABC transporter ATP-binding protein encodes MIRTKDLKKLYITEDVETTALNNVNIEIKAGEFVAIMGPSGCGKSTLLNVLGLLDNPSGGEYYFVDQEVSDYSERQRANLRKENMGFVFQSFNLIDELTVYENVELPLLYLGYSSADRKERVSEVLEEMQIMHRKKHFPQQLSGGQQQRVAVARAVIAKPKLILADEPTGNLDSAHGDEVMNLLTELNENGTTIVMVTHSPAYSEYSHRVIHLFDGGVVTENIKEKFHV; translated from the coding sequence ATGATTAGAACCAAAGATCTTAAAAAACTTTACATCACCGAGGATGTTGAAACGACCGCTTTAAATAATGTGAATATAGAAATTAAAGCCGGTGAATTTGTGGCCATCATGGGTCCGTCAGGCTGCGGAAAATCGACCTTACTGAATGTGCTGGGTCTACTGGATAATCCGTCCGGCGGTGAGTACTATTTTGTAGATCAGGAAGTATCGGACTACTCTGAAAGACAACGCGCCAATTTAAGAAAAGAAAATATGGGGTTTGTTTTCCAGAGTTTTAATTTGATTGACGAATTAACTGTTTACGAAAATGTTGAGCTGCCTTTGCTATATCTGGGTTATTCCAGCGCTGATCGTAAAGAGCGGGTCAGTGAGGTTCTGGAAGAAATGCAGATTATGCATCGCAAGAAGCATTTCCCGCAACAGCTTTCCGGAGGACAGCAGCAGCGTGTAGCTGTGGCCCGTGCCGTCATTGCAAAACCAAAACTCATCCTCGCAGATGAGCCCACCGGAAACCTCGATTCTGCGCACGGCGATGAGGTGATGAATTTATTGACCGAGCTCAACGAAAACGGTACGACTATCGTGATGGTTACACACTCCCCCGCTTATTCAGAATACAGCCACCGTGTGATTCACTTGTTTGACGGCGGCGTGGTTACGGAAAATATTAAAGAAAAGTTTCATGTATAG
- a CDS encoding four helix bundle protein yields the protein MKDFRDLLLWHNCRHLILELFQITSTFPEPESNGLANRIRKTCVAITSNIARAFKMPHELRRSDFLNLAISSAEKLEIDLHSAKEKKLLNSLSFEHFAQEIDEIKKVLSTFSHNRALTLQFEPN from the coding sequence ATGAAGGATTTTAGAGACTTACTTTTATGGCACAACTGCCGTCATTTGATTCTTGAATTGTTTCAGATCACCAGCACTTTTCCGGAACCAGAATCAAATGGCCTGGCAAACCGGATTCGAAAGACCTGTGTCGCAATTACTTCAAATATTGCGAGGGCTTTTAAAATGCCTCATGAATTGAGAAGATCGGATTTCCTTAATTTAGCAATTTCATCAGCTGAAAAGTTAGAAATAGATTTACACAGTGCAAAAGAAAAAAAACTATTAAACAGTCTGAGTTTTGAACATTTCGCCCAAGAGATTGACGAGATAAAAAAAGTACTTTCAACTTTTAGTCATAACCGAGCATTAACTTTGCAATTCGAACCCAATTGA
- a CDS encoding HlyD family efflux transporter periplasmic adaptor subunit, whose amino-acid sequence MDRKIEKRKWPPKKIAGVSFAGLFLIFVVSIFPWDTSSKLNVETQKITIATVERGPFQEFIPVTGSVLPIKTIFLDAIEGGRVDSIFIQAGSFVEAGDKIVRLENRTLHIQIMSQDAQVVEQRNLLTSTRFNMEQNRINLRHRLIDQEYQIRRLKRLYDRRKKLLEQNLISQEEFEATKDEYEYQLKRQNLNVESFKQDSLFQEVQIKQLDNSLIRLEQNLGVARTRLDDLTMRAPISGQLTSFNVEFEGEFITAGQRLGQIDELDGFKVRAGIDEHYLARIEKSLHGEFDFAGQSYALVTSRIYPEVRDGRFEVDLEFVGEEPEGIRRGQTLHIRLALGDLSEAVLIPRGGFYQKTGGQWIYIVDDAGDFAVKRKIRLGRQNTQMFEVLEGLEPGERVVTSSYDSFGDIDKLVLKN is encoded by the coding sequence ATGGATCGAAAAATTGAAAAAAGGAAGTGGCCGCCAAAAAAAATTGCCGGTGTCTCATTTGCCGGCCTATTTCTTATTTTCGTGGTTTCTATTTTTCCCTGGGATACCAGTTCAAAGTTAAATGTTGAAACCCAGAAAATCACCATCGCAACTGTAGAGCGAGGTCCGTTTCAGGAATTCATTCCGGTGACCGGCTCTGTGCTGCCTATAAAGACAATTTTCCTGGACGCAATTGAAGGCGGACGGGTAGATTCCATTTTTATTCAAGCGGGCAGTTTTGTTGAAGCCGGGGATAAGATTGTGCGATTAGAGAATCGGACGCTGCACATTCAAATTATGTCGCAGGATGCCCAGGTAGTCGAGCAGCGCAACCTTTTGACCAGCACCCGCTTTAATATGGAGCAGAATCGGATCAATTTACGTCACCGGCTTATCGATCAGGAGTATCAAATCCGGCGTTTGAAACGGCTGTATGACCGTCGAAAAAAATTGCTCGAGCAAAATTTAATTTCACAGGAAGAATTTGAAGCAACAAAAGATGAGTACGAGTATCAACTCAAACGTCAAAATTTGAACGTCGAATCCTTTAAGCAAGACTCACTTTTTCAAGAAGTTCAGATAAAGCAGCTGGATAATTCGCTCATTCGTTTGGAGCAAAACCTTGGTGTTGCCAGAACAAGGTTGGATGACTTAACAATGAGAGCGCCGATTAGCGGCCAGCTTACCTCGTTCAATGTGGAGTTCGAGGGAGAATTCATCACTGCCGGGCAGCGCCTGGGGCAAATTGATGAATTGGACGGATTTAAAGTGCGCGCCGGCATTGATGAACATTATCTGGCACGTATTGAAAAGAGTTTGCATGGTGAATTTGATTTCGCGGGTCAATCCTACGCATTAGTTACTAGCAGAATTTACCCGGAAGTTCGCGACGGCAGATTTGAGGTAGATTTGGAGTTTGTCGGAGAGGAGCCGGAAGGCATTCGTCGCGGCCAGACCCTGCATATTCGATTAGCTCTCGGGGATCTTTCAGAAGCTGTGCTCATTCCCCGCGGCGGCTTTTATCAAAAGACCGGCGGCCAGTGGATTTATATTGTGGATGACGCAGGCGACTTTGCTGTGAAAAGGAAAATCCGTTTGGGCAGGCAAAACACGCAAATGTTTGAAGTGCTGGAAGGGTTGGAGCCCGGAGAGCGGGTCGTGACATCGTCTTATGACAGTTTTGGGGATATTGATAAATTGGTCCTGAAGAACTGA